In Nostoc edaphicum CCNP1411, the sequence TCATATTTTCAAAGTGAATGGCTTCTCTGATTTTTTGTTACTTATCAGGTGAGATAAATATCACACTATCTCGCCATTCAAATATGTGAAAAATAAAGTCAAATATGGCTGAGAACGGGGTGGACAAACTTAAGCTCATGGTGGTAGATGATGAGCCAGATAACTTAGATTTACTCTACCGCACTTTTAGGCGAGATTTTCAAGTATATAAAGCCAATCATGCCTTTGGTGCTATGGAAATCTTGGATCAATTTGGCGAAATGGCGGTGATTATTTCTGACCAAAGAATGCCAGAAATGAATGGCACTGAATTTTTTAGTCGCACCGTAGAACGCTTTCCAGACACGATTCGGATTTTGTTAACTGGTTTTACTGATGTCGAAGATTTGGTAGATGCGATTAACTCCGGTCAGGTATTCAAGTACATTACCAAACCCTGGAATCCGGATCGGCTGAGAGCGTTAGTTGAGCAAGCCACTGATACATATCGCCTAGTTAAGAAGCGCACCCAAGAGTTGCGTCGGGCCCTACGGCGAGAATCTTTGTTTAATGCGGTAACAACGGCAATTCGGGAGTCTTTAGACTACGACAGTATGCTGCAAAAAATTGTGGCAACTATTGGACAAACATTTGAAGCTACCAGTTGCTTGCTAAGACCAGTAGAGGGCGATCGCCTGATACGAGACCAGTTTTTGTACCGCGATCCTCAATCTTCTGTATCAGATTGCTTCTTCGATCCCAGTCTTTTAATTGAAAAAGTGCTGGAAACCCGTCATTATCAACTTGCTCAAGATATATATGACGGTATTCCTTGTCATCATCTAGTTGTGCCACTGAGCTATCAGCAGCATCTATTGGCTGTGCTGGCCCTCCACCAATGGGGAAGCGATCGCCCCTGGCAAGACGAAGACATCCAACTGATTGCAGGTGTTGCTGAACAAGCAGCCTTAGCTCTCTCTCAAGCAAAACTCTACCAGCGCCTCCAAGAAAAGCAACAGCAGATTCACAATGAGTTGGAGGTGGCTCGTCAAATTCAATACAACTTGCTACGCCAAAGTTTACCTGACATCAAAGGTGTAAAAGTACAAGCTTGCTGCTATCCCGCGCGGGAAGTAGGAGGCGATTTCTTTGAAGTGTTTGTCCATCCCAAAGGCGACTTATGGTTAGCAGTGGGTGATGTTTCTGGCAAGGGCGTCCCAGCTGCTTTATTCATGGCTAGTATTATTTCAGTGTTGCGCCGAGAATTATCTCAAGAAACGCCAGCCGAGCCGAATGTGGTCATGCAGAACCTCAACCACGCTCTGAGTGAAGATTTAATTAGCAACAATTATTTCATCACCCTTGTGTTAGCCTGTTATACCCCTAGCACTAAGGAACTCGTCTACACTAATGCCGGTCATATCTATCCACTATTATGGTCACGCCAAGACGTTTTAGCTGACAATCCTAATTACCTCAAAGTCCGCAGCGTTCCTTTGGGAATCTTGCCCAAGTGGCAGGCACAATCTGGTCGTTTGGTTCTCGCTGCTGGAGACACATTGTTACTAGCCAGTGATGGAATTACAGAGGCAATGATATCAAATGATTGTGATTTAACAGTAAAAAACGGGTCTGGTGTTGAGGTCGTTAACCGTTCTATGCTGAACCAAGATGGTCTTTGGCAACTTTTACAACAGGAGCAACAACCACTTTCTCTTAACCATTTGCTAGCTCGCATCCAGGCAGATAATCACATTCAAGAAGACGATCAAACTATACTTTCGCTGGAGATTTTGTAAGTCATGAAAAGTGAGCTTCATGTACCGAGTGACTTGAGTTTTCTGAATATTGTCGAAAACTGGTTGCTGGGATGTTTGAAAATTCAGCTAGGAGAATCTGTGGATTGGTCGCGGCAATCAAGTCGTTTAAGACTAGCTTTAGTAGAAGCCTACTCAAATGCAGTGCGTCATGCCCACAAAGACAAACCAAATTTACCGATTTTACTGCGTTTGGAAGTGAAAGACCGGGATCTTGCCTTAGAAGTTTGGGACTACGGCGAAGGCTTTGATATGTCTAACTACTACGCTCCAAACCCATTGGAAAAACAAGAAGGTGGTTATGGTTGGCTGATTATGAATCGTCTCATGGATAAAGTAGATTACCAGTTGCAAGTTGATGGCGCTAACTGTCTAAAGTTACAAGCTACTTTACCCGAATTAGTCCAATAGAAAAAAGTGACTATTTTGCAGGTAATGTGATTTATACTTATTTGCTATTTTTCACGACGTAAAGAAAGTAACTCTTGGGGAGAAGCTAAAAGTTTGATTCTAGTATAGAAAATTTGCCGTTGTTGGTTGAGGATAAATAACCACAAAACATTCACACTACACCATGAAGTTTGGGCTTTGCCTGTTATCTGGATTTGAATATCACCGTTTTCTAAAGTCTCAGCTATTCCTGTGTTGGGGTAAGCTTTGATATTTTGGCCTTCTTGTTTTAAGTAGGCTGCGATCGCAGCTGTTCCCACAATATCAGATTCAAATGGTGGGCGCATCACACCATCTAACGCAAATAAGGCAGCAGTTGCCTCAAATTTTCCTGCATTTAAGGTTTCAAAATAACTCAGTATGCTTGTTTCTGTAATTCCATCTATCTGGAATTCTTCTTTCAACTGGGTTAGGGATATCAATTCACGAGAGGTCATAGGAATTACCTGTATTATGCTATCTGAATATTAATTTCAGTACAAAAATATGTAAAAAGAAAGCCGCTGTTGAGATAGATTGCTACATATTGGTAAATCTTCCTCACGATGGAAGTTTTGAGCTGCTACGCAGCTTAAAACTTGTGCATGTAAGAGATTTAATAAATCTTAATTAAAGTTACAAACTACGTAATGTAAAATTGTAGCGCCTTTAGTTAGGCAAAATCCAAATAAAAAAATGAATCAGTATTCCATAACAAGCAGCAGTGTAGTCAAAGAAAAAGCCAGCGAGTTGGGCTTTCACAAAGTTGGAATTGCTGCCGCAGATGGGGTAGATGCCACAGAAGCGCAGAGGTTGCAAGCATGGATTGAACTGGGTTATCACGCGGATATGGAATGGATGGCTAACCCGAAACGTCAGGATATCCGCTTAGTGATGCCAGAAGTGCGATCGCTAGTATGTGTGGCGCTGAATTATTACACACCACATCAACGTCCCGACGGCGAGGAATACGCCAAAATTTCCCGTTATGGCTGGGGAAGGGATTATCACAAGGTGATGCATAAAAAACTCAAACAGCTAGCTACATGGTTAGAATCACTTGATACAGGTGTGATAGCTCGTTATTATGCAGACACTGGCCCGGTGCAAGATAAAATATTGGCTCAACTTGCTGGAATTGGTTGGATTGCCAAGAATGGTAATGTGATTACAAGGGAATATGGCTCTTGGGTATTTTTGGGAGAAGTGTTGACCAATTTAGAATTAGAGAGCGATCACCCGCATACAGAACACTGCGGTAGCTGTACTCGTTGTCTTCAGGCTTGTCCCACAGGTGCAATTACTCAGCCTTTTGTCGTGGATGCTAATCGCTGCATTGCTTATCATACCATTGAAAATCGGGCAGAGGAATTGCCAAAGACAGTCACACCTCATTTGCAAGGCTGGGTTGCTGGTTGCGATATTTGCCAAGATGTTTGTCCTTGGAATCAACGTTTTGCCAACACAACTGATATTGCAGAGTTTCAGCCTTATCCTGGGAATATTGCTCCCCACCTGCTAGAATTAGCCCAAATCTCAGATCAGGAGTGGGATAAACGATTTCCAGCATCTGCCCTGCGGCGGATTAAGCCAGAAATGTTACGACGCAACGCCCTAGCTAATCTTGACGCATCCAGGCAAAGAATGACCCCGAAAGTAATTATTTTTGATTTTGATGGCACAATTGCTGATACAGTAGACGCCCTTGTAAGCATTGCTAATCGTCTAGCTGTAGACTTTGGTTATAGACAAATAAGCCCAGAGCAATTAGCCCTCCTCAAGAACTTAACATCTAGGGAGATCATTAAGTATTCAGGAGTTTCTCTATTTAAAATACCTTTTCTAGTTAAAAAAGTTAAAGGAGAATTAAAAAACAAAATCCCAGAATTAAAGCCAATTCCGGGGATTAAAGAAGCATTAATAGAACTCCAAAATCATGGATATAAACTTGGTATTATTACTTCTAATTCTAAAGAAAATGTTACACAATTTCTGACAATTAATGATTTAAATCACCTATTTGATTTCATATATTCAGGAATTACAATTTTTGGTAAAACAACGATAATTAATAATGTATTGAGGCAAAAGCAACTCAAACCTCAAGAAGTGATTTATGTCGGAGATGAAACCAGAGATATAGAAGCATCAAAAAAAGCGAATATTCAAGTGATTGCAGTTACTTGGGGCTTTAACTCACCGGAAGCACTCGCCAAGCAAAATCCAGATTATTTAATTCAGCTACCTAGCGAACTACTAGAAGTGATGAATGGTCGTTAATTAATAAATAGTCAAAAGTCTATCAGAAAAATCTCAACTGTTGACAAATGGCTAAAACAGTCGAGTGGGCAATGTCTGTCAATGACGAAAACTTCAATTTTATTTAATATTTGTGACATTGCCCATCCTACAAAATAGCAAGATATTAGGAAAACTTAATTTTTCCGTTCACCCTTTTCTAAAGCTTGTTTTACTAAATCATCACTGACATTAGTTACACCCTCAGTTTTAGAATTCCCAACTTCTTTTGCTAACTCTGCATAATCGTTAGGATTACCAGTTGACTGCGCTTCAGTTTTTGTCTCTTGTGGCTTAGAGGTTTTATATTTAGGTGCTGTGGCTGCTTCGGCTGCTGCTCCACCTTTAGCTGTGCGATCAACTTCACTTACGCTGAATTGTTGAGCAGCTGCATAATCCGCATCAAAATCTACTGTTGGTGCTTTTTCTTCACCACTAGCTATGCTTTCAGCAGCTAATTCTGAGTCATGGGTGGTAGATTCATTTAAATTGGGCTTTATTTCATCAGGCATAATTAAAACCTTAAGGTAAATGTTTAATTGCTTACTTGAGTAATCATAGCAAAGCAATTCGCTGCTTTATTGCTTCCTTGAGAGAGATTTTTA encodes:
- a CDS encoding SpoIIE family protein phosphatase — its product is MAENGVDKLKLMVVDDEPDNLDLLYRTFRRDFQVYKANHAFGAMEILDQFGEMAVIISDQRMPEMNGTEFFSRTVERFPDTIRILLTGFTDVEDLVDAINSGQVFKYITKPWNPDRLRALVEQATDTYRLVKKRTQELRRALRRESLFNAVTTAIRESLDYDSMLQKIVATIGQTFEATSCLLRPVEGDRLIRDQFLYRDPQSSVSDCFFDPSLLIEKVLETRHYQLAQDIYDGIPCHHLVVPLSYQQHLLAVLALHQWGSDRPWQDEDIQLIAGVAEQAALALSQAKLYQRLQEKQQQIHNELEVARQIQYNLLRQSLPDIKGVKVQACCYPAREVGGDFFEVFVHPKGDLWLAVGDVSGKGVPAALFMASIISVLRRELSQETPAEPNVVMQNLNHALSEDLISNNYFITLVLACYTPSTKELVYTNAGHIYPLLWSRQDVLADNPNYLKVRSVPLGILPKWQAQSGRLVLAAGDTLLLASDGITEAMISNDCDLTVKNGSGVEVVNRSMLNQDGLWQLLQQEQQPLSLNHLLARIQADNHIQEDDQTILSLEIL
- a CDS encoding ATP-binding protein translates to MKSELHVPSDLSFLNIVENWLLGCLKIQLGESVDWSRQSSRLRLALVEAYSNAVRHAHKDKPNLPILLRLEVKDRDLALEVWDYGEGFDMSNYYAPNPLEKQEGGYGWLIMNRLMDKVDYQLQVDGANCLKLQATLPELVQ
- a CDS encoding ketosteroid isomerase family protein, translating into MTSRELISLTQLKEEFQIDGITETSILSYFETLNAGKFEATAALFALDGVMRPPFESDIVGTAAIAAYLKQEGQNIKAYPNTGIAETLENGDIQIQITGKAQTSWCSVNVLWLFILNQQRQIFYTRIKLLASPQELLSLRREK
- a CDS encoding HAD-IA family hydrolase, which translates into the protein MTPKVIIFDFDGTIADTVDALVSIANRLAVDFGYRQISPEQLALLKNLTSREIIKYSGVSLFKIPFLVKKVKGELKNKIPELKPIPGIKEALIELQNHGYKLGIITSNSKENVTQFLTINDLNHLFDFIYSGITIFGKTTIINNVLRQKQLKPQEVIYVGDETRDIEASKKANIQVIAVTWGFNSPEALAKQNPDYLIQLPSELLEVMNGR